A window of Mangifera indica cultivar Alphonso chromosome 11, CATAS_Mindica_2.1, whole genome shotgun sequence contains these coding sequences:
- the LOC123228561 gene encoding cold shock protein 2-like has protein sequence MAENQRSTGTVKWFSAQKGFGFIAPDEGGEDLFVHQTSIRSEGFRTLSEGQPVEFAIDFGEDGRSKAIDVEAVPRSHRPGTRGGRGGGFFGGRGRGTGYGRGGRGGRFGGGGACFNCGRTGHLARDCYSGGGGGGGRGYGGGRGSGRGGRGGGCYHCGEEGHFARDCPNYEQS, from the exons ATGGCTGAGAATCAGCGATCCACTGGTACAGTAAAATGGTTCAGTGCCCAGAAAGGCTTCGGATTTATAGCTCCAGATGAAGGTGGCGAAGACCTTTTCGTCCACCAAACCTCAATCCGATCTGAGGGATTCAGGACTCTCTCCGAAGGGCAACCTGTTGAATTTGCCATCGATTTTGGAGAGGACGGCCGTTCGAAAGCCATTGACGTGGAGGCCGTCCCCAGATCCCACCGTCCAGGGACTCGCGGCGGGAGAGGCGGAGGATTTTTCGGTGGAAGGGGCAGAGGAACTGGTTATGGTAGAGGTGGGAGAGGAGGTCGGTTCGGTGGCGGCGGTGCGTGTTTTAATTGTGGAAGAACGGGGCATTTAGCCAGGGATTGTTATAGCGGCGGCGGCGGTGGTGGAGGTCGGGGATATGGCGGAGGCCGCGGCAGTGGAAGAGGAGGCAGAGGAGGAGGGTGTTATCATTGTGGGGAGGAAGGGCATTTCGCCAGGGATTGTCCGAATTATGAACAAAG TTGA
- the LOC123228980 gene encoding fluoride export protein 1-like, translating to MDHRTADAEFRRSGSFDKASSASSSLRRGSLSLSGTLRSRRDNDIESETVSEAGDIGDRVLHSDRISDNGSLQFSIDHALENGEIMSIPENDLFQSLGFGPRHPTAHNTVSMVSPLPIISPSTKPLVCSEDQKQEKEKVLPLSLEYISCLLHLAVFGILGTLTRYLLQELFGPSIARVTSEGSILYLDLPSNMVGSFLMGWWGVVFKEDISKMSEYLAIGLTTGYLGSLTTFSGWNQKMLDLSVNGQWVFAFLGFFLGLFLAAYSIIFGIETAKGFRWLLKRFSSSSNKEICNFSSKWRVDSLKCHLAAMVMLILLLGVFWSVSGVLTKKDFDTGSSEAQLWLGCIVSPLGVWVRWFLARLNGRGLGRAGYLKWVPFGTLIANISAACIMAALATVKAAEDNSTSNTVAGGIQFGFLGCLSTVSTFIAEFNAMRESTQPWRAYAYALATIIISFALGILLYCVPVWTRNYE from the exons ATGGATCACAGGACTGCTGATGCTGAATTTAGGCGAAGTGGATCATTTGATAAAGCAAGCAGTGCAAGTTCTTCACTGAGAAGGGGTTCCTTAAGTTTGTCTGGTACTTTGCGATCTCGTCGAGATAATGACATTGAAAGTGAGACTGTTTCAGAGGCAGGTGATATTGGGGATCGTGTGCTTCACAGTGACAGGATCAGTGACAATGGTAGCCTGCAGTTCTCTATTGATCATGCATTAGAAAATGGAGAGATTATGTCCATTCCAGAGAATGATCTATTCCAATCTTTGGGGTTTGGGCCTCGTCATCCCACTGCCCACAATACAGTCTCTATGGTGTCACCTTTACCAATCATATCTCCTTCCACCAAGCCATTAGTTTGCTCTGAGGATCAAAAACAA GAGAAGGAGAAAGTGTTACCATTGTCATTGGAGTATATATCATGTCTTCTCCATTTGGCTGTTTTTGGGATTCTTGGG ACATTAACAAGGTATTTGCTGCAAGAACTTTTTGGCCCCAGTATTGCTCGCGTGACAAGTGAAGGGAGCATTCTATACCTCGACCTTCCTTCCAACATG GTCGGTTCTTTCTTGATGGGTTGGTGGGGTGTTGTTTTCAAAGAAGACATATCCAAAATGTCTGAATATTTAGCCATCGGTTTGACAACTGGCTACTTGGGGAGCCTTACAACTTTCAGTGGTTGGAATCAGAAAATGCTTGATCTCAGCGTCAATGGCCAGTGGGTGTTTGCTTTTCTCGGCTTTTTCCTTG GGTTGTTTCTTGCAGCCTACTCCATAATTTTTGGGATTGAGACAGCCAAAGGTTTCAGGTGGCTTTTGAAAAGATTTTCCTCAAGTTCAAACAAAGAAATTTGCAACTTCAGCAGCAAATGGAGGGTGGACAGCTTAAAGTGTCATTTGGCAGCAATGGTAATGTTGATACTGTTGCTTGGAGTTTTCTGGAGTGTGAGTGGAGTGCTAACAAAGAAGGATTTTGATACTGGTAGCAGTGAGGCTCAATTGTGGTTGGGTTGCATTGTTTCTCCTCTAGGTGTCTGGGTCAGGTGGTTCCTAGCCCGACTTAATGGACGTGGGCTAGGAAGGGCTGGATATCTGAAATGGGTTCCATTTGGTACTCTGATTGCCAATATTTCTGCAGCTTGTATCATGGCAGCCCTTGCTACTGTGAAGGCAGCG GAGGACAATAGCACCAGCAATACAGTTGCAGGTGGCATACAATTTGGATTTTTGGGTTGTTTGAGTACAGTTTCTACTTTTATTGCCGAATTCAATGCTATGAGGGAGAGCACGCAACCTTGGAGAGCATATGCATATGCCCTTGCCACAATAATAATCTCATTTGCCTTGGGGATTCTCCTATACTGTGTACCTGTGTGGACAAGGAATTACGAATGA